The region atttaatatctctctgaattgcgaaattttattattgttacatttttttaattttataggaaataaattaatcatatacattttgaaaatattctaaaagaattttatacattaatgattaatttgatttttatttattatctctctgaattgcaaaattttattattgtgacatttttaaaattttacgagaaataattgattgaatctaaaagaataaaaaatgtctttctgtttctcatgaaaaagaaacaatatacaaattttataaattttatagcaACATATACATTGCGCAacatataaatcaatttatcgTTGTCTGATTTATAATCatgtttttttgctttaacagatattttatctttcaaaaaaatttattttatctaagaGGATATTCGCACAttataagaaagagagagagaaagagagaaagagagaaagagagacaattTTTtcctgttatttttttaattaataaggtAACTTATGGAATGGCAAGGTAAgtgaatttttaacataaggTGAGTCTTCTTACGAAagaagacaattttttttgttttataaataaaatataaaacgtaagtttataacaattaatttactggcatttttgaaatttcattaaatttgggaattttttcaaaaatttattttaaaataaaaattagaaatttaaaattagaagtTTAAATTAAGTGAtaactttttgaaatattatttaaaaaaagatagatgtcgggaagtaattaaaatcatcataaatatatatatcgtgcgactgtttgtctgtccgtccgtccgttcgtCCGTTTGTCCgtctgttatatatatttacattgcgTTATTTggtggatttaaaaaaaatgtctagaaagagaagaaaaggaaatttgTCTAGAGTGAGTTCGGAGGGCAGGCGTAAACGACAGCAGCGAGAAAGTGAGAGTATGGAGGAAATGAGAAAGAGATTAGAAAGTGATGCAGAGAGACATGCACAGCAAAGACGACGACAGGAAGAAAGTGAGAGTATGcaggaaagaagagaaagattaGAAAGTGATGCAGAGAGACATGCACAGCAAAGACGACGACAGGAAGAAAGTGAGAGTATGcaggaaagaagagaaagattaGAAAATGATGCAGAGAGACATGCACAGCAAAGACGACGACAGGAAGAAAGTGAGAGTATGcaggaaaggagagaaagattaGAAAGTGATGCAGAGAGACATGCACAGCAAAGACGACGACAGGAAGAAAGCGAGAGTATGcaggaaagaagagaaagattaGAAAGTGATGCAGAGAGACATGCACAGCAAAGACGACGACAGGAAGAAAGTGAGAGTATGcaggaaaggagagaaagattaGAAAGTGATGCAGAGAGACATGCACAGCAAAGACGACGACAGCGAGAAATTGAGAGTACggaggaaaggagagaaagattaGAAAGTGATGCAGAGAGACATGCACAGCAAAGACGACGACAGGAAGAAAGTGAGAGTACggaggaaaggagagaaagattaGAAAATGATGCAGAGAGACATGCACAGCAAAGACGACGACAGCGAGAAATTGAGAGTACggaggaaaggagagaaagattaGAAAATGATGCAAAGAGACATGCACAGCAAAAACGACAACAGCAAGAAATTGAGAGTATggaggaaaggagagaaagattaGAAAATGATGCAAAGAGACATGCACAGCAAAGACGACAACAGCGAGAAAATGAGAGTACGGAAGAAAGAAGGGAGAGATTAAAACATGATGCAGAGAGACATGTACAGCAAAGGCTGTTAGAAACTGATGAGGCAAGGACACAACGTTTAGAAGGCGATGCTCAGAAACATGCTCAGAGGAGGGTCGATGAAAATGAGGAAGCAAGAAAAAACGAGTGGAAGATGTTTCTAAAAGACGTGCACACAGGCATGTTGAGAGAATACGCCAAGAAAGAAACTTGAATTATCATGTTGCGCTTATTGTAAAAGAGGaggaaattaaagtaaaagttCACAAATTAGGCCTAATGAATGTGATAtgcaatttttgcaaatcATTAAACTTTGAATgtgaaaaggaaaataagGGAATATTCACATATTGTTGCCAAAAGGGAAGGGTAAATTTGAAACCAATAACATGTCCGGAATTTCtacgaaaattatacatgGGAAAAGATGGTAAATCTAggaatttcttgaaaaatattcgtttATATAATAGTGCATTAGCAATGGCTTCGATGGGTGCTCCAGGAAATAGGAATCCTTTGGAAGTAGTGAACGTTGCGCCTTATTGCTTAAAAATTCATGGGCAATATCATCATTTGACCTCGACGGCAATGCGTCCAGCAGAAGGAGAAGCTCCACGTTTTGCACagctttattttatagatactGAAGAAGCTGTAAatcaaagattaaaaagagaaGCAACTATAGATTTCGATGCAAGTCTGATGAGAGAGTTGACAATTCTCATGGAGCATGACAATTTATTAGCGAGGACGTTTAAGATGATGCGTCAGAtagaaatagatttaaatCCTCAGGGTATTCAAGCACCAAATTTGATGTTGTCGTTCAGAAAAGATccgaaaaaagataaaagaaggtATAATGCTCCATGTGCAAATGAAATAGCCGTGGTCTTTAATAATGTTGATGGTGAACCTCCATTTGAGAGGGACATTAggatatataacaaaaattcaaacgaTGTCCAACAAATTTCAATTCTGGATAAAAGGTGTGACCCAATGTGTTATCCTTTATTATATCCATATGGCACCGATGGATGGCATTCTGAAATGAAATCAAATAATCCTCTATATCAaggatataaaatttctcagatGAATTATTATGCTTACTTGCTGGCACCTAGAAAAGAATTtagtcaatttaaaatggcagGCAAGTTGAGATGTCAATTCATACTAGATGCCTATATGAAAACTGAGGCTAACagacttaattatattaaattaaatcagcCGAAGTTAAGAGCAGAATTGTATTCAGGGTTAATGGATCACTTAGATAATCGAGAACAAAATGAAGGAATTAAAGCTGGTGTACCAGTAATATTACCATCATCATTTATGGGAAGTCCAAGGAACATGCAAGAAAGATATCAAGATGCAATGTCTATGGTGAGAAAGTTTGGGAAACCAGATATCTTTTTAACGATGACATGCAATCCACAGTCTCCGGGAATTAAGGAAAACCTTGATGGATGCCAGGTAGAATATCGTCCAGATTTAGTAGCAAAAACATTCAACTTGGATGTAAAAGAACTAATGAGAGATCTAATGCAAAAGGAAATTTTCGGAAAAATCATAGCCTATGTAGGCGTAATTGAGTTTCAAAAAAGAGGACTGCCACATTTGCATTTACTTGCAATGTTAGGTGATGAAGAGAAGCCAAGAGATGAAGAGATAATAGACAAGATGGTATGGGCTGAAATCCCTGATGAAGAAAGGTATCCAGAGCTTCATGCAATAGTTTTACGACATATGATTCACGGACCATGTGACGAAACATCGAGAAGATATCCTTGCATAGGGGAAGATGGAAATTGTACAAAAGGCTATCCGAAAGAATTTAGAGAGGAAACAAAAGCAAATGAGAATGGGTATCCCATGTATCAAAGAAGGAATACAGGGAAAAAATATAAGGtaagaggaaaagaaattgataatcGATGGGTAGTGCCATATTCgccatatttattaatgaaatatgatCGGCACACGAATTTGGAAATATGTTCATCAGTAAAAAGCGTTAAATACTTATACAAGTACATTCATAAAGGATTTGATTGTGCTGCCATTGAGGTGCAAGCAAGAGATGGAACGAAACTCATTAAAATAGATGAGGTAAAATCATTTATGGATGCAAGATATGTTAGTACACCAGAAGCAATGTGGAGACTGAACGGATATGAAATGTTTATGAAGTCTCATACAATAATAAGACTAGCAGTTCATTTGCCTAATCGCCAAATGGTATATTTCAAAGAGGGAAATGAAGAGCAAGCAGCAATAAGTGCGCAGAGAAGGGACACTACACTTACTGCATGGTTTAAAT is a window of Temnothorax longispinosus isolate EJ_2023e unplaced genomic scaffold, Tlon_JGU_v1 HiC_scaffold_546, whole genome shotgun sequence DNA encoding:
- the LOC139824748 gene encoding uncharacterized protein; this encodes MSRKRRKGNLSRVSSEGRRKRQQRESESMEEMRKRLESDAERHAQQRRRQEESESMQERRERLESDAERHAQQRRRQEESESMQERRERLENDAERHAQQRRRQEESESMQERRERLESDAERHAQQRRRQEESESMQERRERLESDAERHAQQRRRQEESESMQERRERLESDAERHAQQRRRQREIESTEERRERLESDAERHAQQRRRQEESESTEERRERLENDAERHAQQRRRQREIESTEERRERLENDAKRHAQQKRQQQEIESMEERRERLENDAKRHAQQRRQQRENESTEERRERLKHDAERHVQQRLLETDEARTQRLEGDAQKHAQRRVDENEEARKNEWKMFLKDVHTGMLREYAKKET
- the LOC139824749 gene encoding uncharacterized protein, with the protein product MASMGAPGNRNPLEVVNVAPYCLKIHGQYHHLTSTAMRPAEGEAPRFAQLYFIDTEEAVNQRLKREATIDFDASLMRELTILMEHDNLLARTFKMMRQIEIDLNPQGIQAPNLMLSFRKDPKKDKRRYNAPCANEIAVVFNNVDGEPPFERDIRIYNKNSNDVQQISILDKRCDPMCYPLLYPYGTDGWHSEMKSNNPLYQGYKISQMNYYAYLLAPRKEFSQFKMAGKLRCQFILDAYMKTEANRLNYIKLNQPKLRAELYSGLMDHLDNREQNEGIKAGVPVILPSSFMGSPRNMQERYQDAMSMVRKFGKPDIFLTMTCNPQSPGIKENLDGCQVEYRPDLVAKTFNLDVKELMRDLMQKEIFGKIIAYVGVIEFQKRGLPHLHLLAMLGDEEKPRDEEIIDKMVWAEIPDEERYPELHAIVLRHMIHGPCDETSRRYPCIGEDGNCTKGYPKEFREETKANENGYPMYQRRNTGKKYKVRGKEIDNRWVVPYSPYLLMKYDRHTNLEICSSVKSVKYLYKYIHKGFDCAAIEVQARDGTKLIKIDEVKSFMDARYVSTPEAMWRLNGYEMFMKSHTIIRLAVHLPNRQMVYFKEGNEEQAAISAQRRDTTLTAWFKLNQDDERARDLLYTEISSQYVYEKKETKWKLRQKGTEKIISRLYTVSIKDNERYYLRMLLLHVAGAKCYEDLRTVNGVLYETFKDAAKTRNLIESDDQWDKTLEEAKESQMPAQIRELFAYICIYGTPIDVPTLWNKYKDAMIEDYVHKNMNNPENIAMNYIEEIMRNNGTSCINFKLPKPKSLKITKIEYNSDEERSRGEDLLLTLNAEQKHVYELVMRAIENENEVKRLFFIDGFAGSGKTYLFNTLLSVIRGRNEVVLPCASTGIAATLLKGGRTYHSLFKLTIPIDERTKSNIRGNTQEARQLISAKLIIWDEVSMTVGQALTAVDKLLRDLMRNKKLFGGK